A part of Nostoc sp. HK-01 genomic DNA contains:
- a CDS encoding two-component response regulator, with protein MMRVLIIDDYPILRLGIKTALESANIEVQEADSGEQGLQLLRGTHPDLVILKIDLPDVSGIDLITEINQEFPDVKIVVLSQHSDEGLLKMAFNAGANSYLLSDTEPEILLYAIKMSYQGQCWIDPRLSRSILDIKEEDNSLRKGKKFGESLTQIEMKVLKLMAFGFSNEQIADNLHVSSGSIRGYTNSLNLKLGAQNRAHAVFRAICLGYINYKSLFTEIPGGENLEAI; from the coding sequence ATGATGCGTGTACTGATAATCGATGACTACCCAATTTTACGCCTGGGAATAAAGACAGCTCTAGAGAGCGCAAATATAGAAGTGCAGGAAGCGGATTCAGGGGAACAAGGCTTACAACTCCTTAGAGGCACTCATCCCGATCTTGTAATTCTCAAAATAGACTTACCTGATGTCAGTGGCATTGACTTGATAACTGAAATTAATCAAGAGTTCCCTGATGTCAAAATAGTCGTTTTAAGCCAGCACTCAGATGAAGGATTACTCAAGATGGCTTTTAATGCTGGTGCTAATTCCTACCTGTTGAGTGATACAGAGCCAGAAATTTTGCTATATGCGATCAAAATGTCTTATCAAGGGCAGTGCTGGATAGATCCGAGGCTGTCTCGCTCTATCTTAGATATCAAAGAGGAGGACAACTCTTTAAGGAAAGGAAAAAAGTTTGGGGAATCTTTAACTCAAATAGAGATGAAAGTTCTTAAACTGATGGCTTTTGGATTTTCAAATGAGCAAATAGCTGACAATTTGCACGTTTCCTCTGGTTCAATCCGAGGATATACAAATTCACTCAACCTCAAGCTGGGAGCGCAAAATCGCGCTCATGCAGTTTTTCGTGCTATTTGTCTGGGGTACATAAACTATAAATCTCTGTTTACTGAGATTCCTGGGGGCGAAAATCTAGAAGCTATTTAG
- a CDS encoding ATPase central domain-containing protein → MQQSLGRRLAGMLLTWMQERTSNVLIIASANNLELLPPELTRCGRFDDIFKVDLPNNGERHEIFKIHLARFDERFRNGGDAYSEEQWRRLLKETYRCVGAEIGAIVEKAAASTFCLMFGGDKNTHQHSSLPRLEITVASLLEARQNINPLAIREADKVERMRNRASLQGLPASPIDDSVYSHGNINIFS, encoded by the coding sequence ATGCAACAAAGCCTAGGCAGAAGGTTGGCAGGAATGCTATTGACATGGATGCAAGAGCGAACGAGTAATGTCTTAATTATTGCCTCGGCTAACAATTTAGAACTACTGCCGCCAGAATTAACGCGATGTGGACGTTTTGATGACATATTTAAAGTAGATTTACCTAATAACGGCGAAAGACACGAAATATTCAAAATCCACTTGGCAAGATTTGATGAGCGTTTTCGTAATGGTGGGGATGCTTATAGTGAAGAACAATGGCGCAGACTCTTAAAAGAAACCTATCGTTGTGTCGGCGCAGAAATCGGAGCTATTGTTGAAAAAGCCGCAGCTTCAACTTTCTGTCTGATGTTTGGGGGAGATAAGAACACTCATCAACATTCTTCACTCCCACGATTAGAAATTACTGTCGCATCCTTATTAGAGGCCAGACAAAACATTAATCCGTTGGCAATTAGAGAGGCGGACAAAGTTGAGAGGATGCGAAACAGAGCTTCTTTACAGGGGCTACCAGCAAGCCCAATTGATGATTCTGTTTACAGTCACGGCAATATTAATATTTTTAGTTAG
- a CDS encoding transposase, with protein sequence MKTKAQYKVKNWNAYDAALKQRGSITFWVNEEIIEQWRNQQKTGKKGASNHYSDVAIATMGTIQSVFHLPGRQAEGFLESLFTLMGIELEVPDHSTLSRRLSKLSVELPVIPKDKAVHVVVDSTGVKVYGEGEWKVRTHGVGKRRTWRKLHLGVDCESGEILGAVVTTNDMADCEVLPDILEQIEQPIEQVSGDGGYDTKGCYDTISQHGAKAIIPPRSNAKIQQHTNNETHFHPRDENLRRVNQVGRKQWKQESGYHRRSLSETAIFRLKTIFGGKLRRRFFNNQAVELFLQCAALNRMIQLGKPDSYKVDN encoded by the coding sequence ATGAAGACGAAAGCCCAGTACAAAGTTAAGAATTGGAACGCTTATGATGCTGCCCTCAAGCAACGAGGCAGTATAACTTTTTGGGTGAACGAAGAAATCATCGAGCAGTGGCGCAATCAGCAAAAAACCGGGAAAAAGGGGGCATCGAATCATTACAGTGATGTGGCAATCGCCACTATGGGAACAATCCAATCGGTGTTTCATTTACCAGGGCGACAAGCAGAGGGGTTTTTAGAATCGCTGTTCACGCTCATGGGAATTGAGCTAGAAGTACCAGACCATTCCACGCTGTCTCGTCGTTTGAGCAAGTTGTCTGTGGAACTACCAGTTATCCCAAAAGACAAAGCTGTTCATGTGGTAGTGGATTCAACTGGTGTAAAAGTCTATGGTGAAGGTGAGTGGAAAGTCCGCACACATGGAGTAGGAAAACGACGGACGTGGCGGAAGTTGCATCTAGGCGTTGACTGTGAAAGCGGCGAAATTCTGGGTGCGGTGGTGACTACTAATGATATGGCTGATTGCGAGGTACTGCCTGACATATTGGAGCAGATTGAGCAACCGATAGAACAAGTATCTGGTGATGGTGGCTATGATACAAAAGGTTGTTACGACACCATTTCACAACACGGGGCCAAAGCCATAATTCCACCGCGTAGCAACGCCAAAATCCAACAACACACCAACAATGAAACACACTTCCATCCCAGAGATGAAAATCTGCGACGAGTGAATCAAGTTGGGCGCAAGCAATGGAAACAAGAGAGTGGATATCATCGCCGTTCATTATCCGAGACAGCTATATTTCGACTCAAAACCATTTTTGGTGGTAAGTTACGACGACGCTTTTTTAACAATCAAGCTGTCGAGCTATTTCTACAGTGTGCCGCCCTTAACCGCATGATCCAGTTGGGCAAGCCAGACAGTTACAAAGTAGACAACTAA
- a CDS encoding hypothetical protein (similar to mobilization protein): protein MVALAILRVEKLKSFGNIGGSEKHTARLQDTPNADPTKQNIRLIGATDQRSLEEVVKELIKSKTNYQPRKDAVLCSEIFLSASPEYFRPDDPSMAGTWDNQKMEDFTNASQQWLLEKYGNKCVRAELHLDESTPHIHAYIVPLNEKTKRLSYKEMFGGSVAQGRLKMSQLQDSYAVALAPLGIQRGVKGSKAQHIQVQEYYQAVNSQPLSLELERFAPLPRETAHELLERIKNDRRIQQLDHQLADRRRIIQLEKRASLSSIASEKLRQDLETRLVQLEQENLEWRQKADLMRDLPLTDVAWALGLNSFDGRWKGYGHIISIDGSKFYDFSPQQLHGGGGAIDLVMHVNNCNFTRAIAWLSESFGKTGVQKAAIAHSLNLTNEIIHSQPCPKFQRPVEDKTHWSEVAQYLTTKRGIPPNLIQALYERGLVYADAHQNAVFVMRNFNDQTNGAFLRGTKGENNTFKGYHKGTKRSDSWFYFHLGGQAQTQVERAVLCKSPIEALSFATLELKAYKGVPQQRTMYLAVDNPKSLPVDFLQTVPVVEMAFDNDAWGHETALTIQKLLKDATTLRTKVKDKDWNEQLVEKLYVQQQKLSSRQDMEI, encoded by the coding sequence ATGGTAGCGTTAGCAATACTACGAGTTGAAAAATTAAAATCATTCGGAAATATTGGGGGAAGTGAAAAACATACTGCCCGACTTCAGGATACTCCCAATGCAGATCCAACAAAACAAAATATCCGACTGATTGGAGCAACAGATCAGAGATCGCTCGAAGAAGTAGTGAAAGAACTGATAAAATCAAAAACAAACTACCAGCCCAGAAAAGACGCAGTGCTGTGCAGTGAAATATTTTTGAGTGCAAGTCCAGAATACTTTCGACCCGATGACCCATCAATGGCGGGTACTTGGGACAATCAGAAAATGGAGGATTTTACGAATGCTTCCCAACAATGGCTGTTAGAAAAATATGGAAATAAGTGTGTCAGAGCCGAATTACACTTAGATGAATCGACCCCACACATTCATGCCTATATCGTGCCACTCAACGAAAAAACCAAACGACTTAGTTATAAAGAAATGTTTGGCGGTTCTGTGGCACAGGGACGACTGAAAATGTCACAACTTCAAGATAGTTATGCGGTTGCACTGGCTCCTTTAGGTATCCAACGGGGTGTTAAAGGCTCAAAAGCTCAACATATCCAGGTTCAAGAATATTATCAAGCGGTCAACTCTCAACCCCTGAGTTTGGAGTTAGAACGATTTGCACCTTTACCAAGAGAAACAGCCCATGAGTTGCTTGAACGTATTAAAAATGACCGACGCATCCAACAATTAGATCACCAATTAGCTGACCGCCGACGAATTATTCAGTTGGAGAAACGGGCTTCTTTATCATCAATAGCCTCAGAGAAACTGCGACAGGATTTAGAAACACGCTTAGTTCAACTAGAACAAGAGAACTTAGAATGGCGACAAAAAGCTGATTTAATGCGCGACTTACCTTTAACTGATGTAGCTTGGGCGTTAGGGTTAAATTCTTTTGATGGGCGATGGAAGGGCTATGGACACATCATTAGTATTGATGGGTCAAAGTTTTACGATTTTTCACCTCAACAGCTTCATGGTGGTGGCGGTGCGATTGATTTAGTCATGCACGTTAATAATTGCAATTTCACAAGGGCGATCGCGTGGTTATCTGAATCATTTGGTAAAACCGGAGTCCAAAAAGCAGCGATCGCGCACTCACTCAATCTGACAAATGAGATTATTCACTCCCAACCTTGCCCTAAATTCCAGCGACCAGTTGAGGATAAAACTCACTGGTCAGAAGTTGCTCAATATTTAACGACTAAACGAGGTATCCCACCAAATTTGATACAAGCTCTTTATGAACGAGGCTTAGTTTATGCTGATGCTCATCAAAATGCTGTATTTGTCATGCGAAATTTCAATGACCAAACTAATGGTGCGTTTTTGAGAGGGACGAAGGGGGAGAATAACACTTTCAAGGGCTACCACAAAGGTACAAAGCGGAGTGATAGCTGGTTTTACTTTCACTTAGGAGGACAAGCTCAAACTCAGGTAGAAAGAGCAGTATTGTGTAAATCTCCAATTGAGGCATTATCATTCGCCACGCTGGAATTGAAAGCCTATAAAGGAGTACCACAACAAAGAACAATGTATTTAGCCGTAGATAATCCCAAAAGTCTCCCAGTAGATTTTTTGCAAACAGTCCCGGTGGTAGAAATGGCATTTGATAATGATGCTTGGGGTCATGAAACTGCCCTGACCATTCAGAAACTGTTGAAAGATGCAACTACACTTAGAACTAAAGTCAAAGATAAAGATTGGAATGAACAACTTGTAGAAAAACTTTACGTTCAACAACAAAAACTTTCGTCACGGCAGGATATGGAAATCTAA
- a CDS encoding transfer complex protein TrsK-like protein, which translates to MRNNTQTQLINDNQPFRVEQLQNPNHDVGKYTHHFLTPNGLALLGALGVYFVMKVVLGDGSKKKKIATSYWGGNKETVTAKKKALQQIANPKCDSAALYIGQHRFKDLKTPRQSNVIPLYIPDAQRGTAAIGAPGSGKTYSAVNPMIYSAIDQGFGIVLYDFKYPSQAKIAAYARLKGYDVHIFAPGFPESEVCNPLDFLRDSSDAETARQLATVINKNFRILTNASEDLTFHGMWKRRSGSRRIYAN; encoded by the coding sequence ATGAGAAATAATACTCAAACACAGTTGATTAATGATAATCAACCATTTCGTGTTGAGCAATTACAAAACCCCAACCATGATGTTGGCAAGTATACACATCACTTTCTCACACCTAATGGATTAGCACTATTAGGGGCATTAGGGGTTTATTTTGTAATGAAAGTGGTGTTAGGAGATGGATCTAAGAAAAAGAAAATAGCCACCTCTTATTGGGGAGGAAACAAGGAAACTGTTACAGCAAAGAAAAAAGCACTTCAGCAGATAGCCAATCCCAAATGTGATAGTGCAGCACTGTACATTGGGCAGCATCGATTCAAAGATTTAAAAACCCCACGGCAAAGTAATGTAATTCCTTTATACATACCAGATGCACAAAGGGGAACGGCAGCGATCGGCGCACCGGGAAGCGGGAAGACTTATAGTGCGGTCAACCCGATGATATATTCAGCAATTGACCAAGGATTTGGGATTGTCTTGTATGACTTCAAATACCCATCACAAGCTAAAATTGCGGCGTATGCCCGATTAAAGGGATATGATGTACACATATTCGCACCAGGGTTTCCAGAATCAGAAGTATGCAACCCGCTGGACTTTTTAAGAGATTCGTCTGATGCGGAAACAGCAAGGCAATTAGCGACAGTAATTAACAAGAATTTCCGAATATTAACTAACGCCAGTGAAGATCTGACTTTTCACGGGATGTGGAAAAGGAGAAGTGGTTCGCGGAGAATTTACGCGAACTAA
- a CDS encoding transposase, with the protein MVEPRPPKQTVKFVDEYCLWYKKLFSDVRNFEAFKYLHIGCISDIKRKSLPEIAKIVGLENYQGLHHFLTTPYWEVEQLRALRLELILQILKGRPIILIIDETGDKKKGTTTDYVKRQYIGNLGKVENGVVAVTAYGVFCGMTFPLLFEVYKPREKLKPGDKYLTKPQIGAMLIRKLQSMGFKFNLVLADSLYGESGTNFVSVLDELDLNYLVAIRSNHSVDLLKGQYTQYLKWQKFKRVFSDLSSENRFIREIIHGKRGEHRYWQITTDTEALPGNSTWYVMSKYPDITPREVGNFYGLRTWVEYGLKQSKNELGWADYRFTRYEDIERWWEIVCSAYLMVSLHSESLRPSPPSPQSAFASHPWWDHGKGWKNILNNLRLIIQPFVLFNLIYPWLTVFSIPQLYEGFSQLQAIVYRLTSPIFIFLTHPEFYFSSA; encoded by the coding sequence ATGGTAGAGCCTCGTCCACCTAAACAAACTGTTAAATTTGTGGATGAATATTGTCTTTGGTATAAAAAGCTGTTTTCAGATGTCAGAAATTTTGAAGCGTTTAAGTATCTGCATATAGGATGTATTTCTGATATAAAACGAAAGAGTCTACCAGAAATAGCAAAAATTGTTGGATTAGAGAACTATCAAGGGCTACACCATTTCTTAACTACCCCATATTGGGAAGTAGAACAGTTAAGAGCTTTAAGATTAGAGCTAATTCTACAAATACTCAAAGGTAGACCAATCATTTTAATTATTGATGAAACCGGAGATAAAAAGAAAGGTACGACCACAGATTATGTGAAACGTCAGTACATAGGTAATTTGGGGAAAGTAGAGAACGGAGTTGTGGCAGTTACAGCCTATGGTGTATTTTGTGGAATGACATTCCCACTACTGTTTGAAGTGTACAAACCACGGGAGAAATTAAAGCCAGGAGATAAATATCTGACCAAGCCTCAAATCGGGGCAATGCTAATACGAAAGTTACAGTCGATGGGTTTTAAATTCAACTTGGTACTGGCTGATAGCTTATATGGCGAAAGCGGCACAAATTTTGTATCTGTATTAGATGAACTAGATTTAAATTATTTAGTAGCAATACGCTCAAACCATTCTGTAGACTTGCTTAAAGGTCAGTATACTCAATATTTAAAGTGGCAGAAATTTAAAAGAGTATTCTCTGACTTAAGTAGTGAAAATCGATTTATTAGAGAAATAATTCACGGCAAACGTGGCGAACATAGATATTGGCAAATTACCACAGATACTGAAGCATTACCCGGAAACTCTACCTGGTATGTGATGAGCAAATATCCCGACATCACACCTAGAGAGGTTGGGAATTTTTATGGGTTAAGAACATGGGTAGAATATGGTTTAAAACAAAGTAAGAATGAATTAGGTTGGGCTGATTATCGTTTTACTCGCTATGAAGATATTGAACGCTGGTGGGAAATTGTCTGTAGTGCCTACCTTATGGTTAGTCTTCATTCAGAATCTCTGCGTCCTTCTCCTCCATCTCCTCAATCAGCATTCGCTTCTCACCCCTGGTGGGATCATGGTAAAGGTTGGAAGAATATTCTCAACAATCTGCGTTTAATTATTCAACCTTTCGTTTTATTTAATCTCATATATCCCTGGTTAACAGTTTTTTCTATTCCTCAACTGTATGAGGGTTTTTCTCAGCTTCAAGCCATCGTTTATAGGCTTACTTCTCCAATTTTTATCTTCCTAACTCACCCTGAATTCTATTTTTCCTCTGCCTAA